GGTTCACAACAAGATTGGGCTACTAGTTATGCAGGATTAATGGATGAATTCAGAATTTATAATGTTTCCCTTTCTAATAATGATGTGAAAGCATTGTACTTGTTAGAAAAAGACAATAGATAAAAAATCAGATAAACCTCTAGTTTTTTAAACTAGAGGTTTAATTATTAATCCTATTATTTTATTACGATGAAGATTTCATTATGTTTAGTAGCCCTGATTAGTCTTTTTAATTCTTGCTCGTCTTCTAGCCCAGATACAAAAGGTGGTACGGGAACTCCATTACCTACTACTCCTACAGCACCTATAACTGCTTTAACAGATACGGAAGTTTTAGACCAAGTTCAAAAAGATGCCATAAAGTATTTTTGGGATTATGCTGAACCCAACTCAAAATTAGGAAGAGAACGATATCATACAGACAATCCTAGTTTCGAAGCAAACAAAGTCACAACTGGAGGTTCTGGTTTTGGGTTAATGTCATTGATTGTTGGAATTGATAGAGGTTTTATTCCAAGAGTTGAAGCCGTAACTAGAATGACTACTGCAATGGATTTTCTTGATAAAGCGGATCGTTTTCATGGAGCTTGGGCACATTGGATGGATGGAGCAACTGGTCACGCAATTTCATTTGGTAATAAAGATGATGGTGGTGATATCGTTGAAACAGCTTTCCTGTGTCAAGGATTGATTGCTGTAAGAGAATATTTTAAAAACGGAAATACCCAAGAAATGGCATTATCGGCCAAAGCTGATAATTTATGGAAAGGGGTAGAATGGAGTTGGTATACTAATGGAGAAAACGCCATGTATTGGCATTGGTCTCCTACGTATCAATGGGAAATGAAATTCAAATTAGAAGGGTATAACGAATGTTTGATTGCTTATATTCTAGGAGCAGCTTCACCTACTCATCCAATTCCTGCCGCGGCATATCATGAAGGATGGGCAAGAAGCGGAACTATTGTAACTGGAAAAACACAATATGGAATTCCTTTAATCTTTAAATACAATACGGTTTCTGGAAATGCAGGTCCTTTGTTTTGGGCACAATATTCTTACTTAGGATTAGATCCTTCTCAATTATCGGATCAATATGCAAACTATTGGGATTTGACTCAAAATCAAGCTAAAATTATTTATACTCATTGTGTTACTAATCCAAAAGGATGGAAAGGGTATTCAGATAAATGCTGGGGGCTTACCGCTAGTTATTCTCGAAATGCCGATGGAACAACTGGGTATTCAGCTCATGATACTGATAATGATTTAGGAGTGATAACACCAACAGCAGCGCTTTCATCATTTCCTTATACTCCAACAGAATCCATGAAGTTTCTACATTATTTATATGATGAGAAAAAATCAGATTACGTAGGAATTGCAGGACCTTATGATGCATTTTCACCGAATTACAACTGGGTTACACCGCGTTATTTAGCGATTGATCAAGGAACGATTGCTCCCATGATTGAAAATTACCGTTCGGGTTTAATTTGGAAATTATTTATGAATGCTCCAGAAGTAAAACCCGGCTTAGAAAAATTAGGATTTCATTCGACTAAATATAATTTTTAAAGAATTATGAAATATAAAATTGTATTAATTGCCCTTTTATTTTCTTTTATAACGTATGCCCAAAAAGATATAAATGGAATACTAAAAACCGAAATCGTGCAAAAACACGAAATGGGTTACGCCTTACATATTCCAGTGAATACAAAAGAGAAAAAACCATTAATCATTTTTCTTCATGGTTCAGGTGAAAAAGGAACGGACATTGAAAAAGTAAAAATTCATGGGCCTTTTAAATATTTAAAAACACATGATTTAGACGCCTATGTTTTAGCTCCGCAATGTCCTGAAAATGAAGAATGGGACAATGAAGTATTGTATCGATTGATTTTAAAAATTGAAAAAGAAAACAATATTGATCCAAACCGAATATACCTTACGGGATTAAGTTTAGGTGGTTGGGGATCTTATAATCTCGCGTTTGCACATCCTAATCTATTTGCTGCTCTAGTTCCAATTTCGGGTTTTGTCGATTTAATTCAATTAGAACAGGCTTGCACGATTGCAACTATTCCCACTCATATTTTTCACGGTTTAATGGATGATGTTGTAAATCTAGATTATGCAATTGCAATTTATAAAGAACTAAAAAAATGCAATGGAAATGTAGAGCTAACCATTTTTGATGATTCAGGACATGATAGTTGGTCTCGAGTATATGACAACAAAGAAATTTATGATTGGATGTTCCAACAAATAAAAAAACAATAAGAAATGAATAACAAATTTATCATAGTGTTTTTGTGTTTTTCAGTCTTTGGCTTCAGCCAAAAAAAGGGAAATAAAAAAGCAGAAATTATTAAACCAAAAGCAGAGTTTGTTGCCGAATTAATGGCAAAGATGACTTTGGATGAAAAAATAGGGCAATTAAACTTACCCACTTCAGGCGATATTACTACTGGTGCGGCCAATAGTTCCAATGTTGCTAAAAATATTGAAGAAGGTAAAGTAGGCGGTTTATTTAATATAAAATCGGTTCAAAAAATCAAAGAAGTTCAAAAGATTGCTGTTGAAAAAAGCCGACTAAAAATTCCATTGCTTTTTGGAATGGACGTTATTCACGGGTACGAAACCACTTTTCCTATTCCACTTGGATTGTCTTGTACTTGGGACATGAAGTTGATTGAAAGAAGTGCTCAAATTGCAGCACAAGAAGCAAGCGCCGATGGGATTAACTGGACTTTTTCACCAATGGTTGATATTTCACGCGATCCACGTTGGGGAAGAGTTTCTGAAGGTTCTGGTGAAGACCCATTTTTAGGAAGTGCTATTGCAAAAGCAATGGTGCAGGGATACCAAGGAAATAATTTAGCAAACAACAATACAATTTTGTCATGTGTAAAACATTTTGCATTATATGGGGCTCCAGAAGCGGGTCGTGATTACAATACGGTCGATATGAGCCGAATCAAAATGTACAATGATTATTTTCCTCCTTACAAAGCGGCGATTGATGCTGGTGTAGGTTCTGTAATGGCTTCTTTCAACGAGATTGATGGAATTCCAGCTACAGGGAATAAATGGTTGATGACAGATGTGTTGAGAAAACAATGGGGCTTTAAAGGTTTTGTAGTTACTGATTTTACAGGAATTCCAGAAATGATTCAGCATGGTATGGGTGATTTACAAACCGTATCAGCACTAGCACTAAATGCTGGAATTGAAATGGACATGGTAGGAGAAGGTTTTTTAACTACTTTGAAAAAATCATTAGACGAAAAGAAAGTAAGTTTAGCACAAATTGACAACGCCGTTAAATTGATTCTTGATGCAAAATATGATTTAGGTTTGTTCCAAGATCCTTATAAATATTGTGATGTAAATAGAGCAAAAACAGAAATTTTTACAAAAGATCACAGAGCCGAAGCTAGAAATACAGCGGCACAATCCTTGGTTTTGCTTAAAAATCAAAATCAATTACTTCCATTAAAAAAGACTGGAACTATTGCTGTGATTGGCCCTTTGGCTGATGCTAAAGAAAATATGGCAGGAACTTGGAGTGTAGCTACCAATATGGATAAATCTATTTCTCTTTTGGCAGGAATTAAGGAAGTAACAGGAAATGCGAATGTGCTTTATGCCAAAGGAAGTAATCTAGATTATGATGCTGTTTTTGAACAAAACGCAACCATGTTTGGCAAAACTTTACACCGAGATAATAGAACAAGTGCGGAGTTATTAGTGGAAGCGTTAAAAATAGCTAGTCAATCGGATGTGATTGTTGCGGCTCTAGGAGAATCTGCTGAAATGAGTGGAGAAAGCAGTAGCCGTACTAAACTGGAAATTCCGCAAGCTCAAAAAGACTTATTGCAAGAATTACTTAAAACTGGAAAACCAGTTGTTCTGGTATTGTTTACAGGACGTCCATTGGTTTTAGTACAAGAAAACGAAACTGTTCCAGCAATATTGAATACTTGGTTTGCGGGTAGCGAAGCTGGTTCAGCAATTGCCGATGTTTTATTTGGTGATGTAAATCCTTCGGGTAAATTATCAGCAACATTTCCTAGAAGTGTAGGACAAGTGCCTATTTATTACAATCAAAAAAATACAGGAAGACCTCTTGGTAATAAAGAAGGAAAGTTTGAAAAATTCAGATCAAATTATATTGATGAAAGAAACGAACCTTTATATCCTTTTGGTTTTGGATTGAGTTATACCACATTTAAATATTCAAATTTAAAAATCTCATCGGAGAAAATGAACGTCAATGATACGGTAAAAGTAAGTGTTGACGTTACTAATGACGGAAATTACGATGGAAAAGAAGTAGTTCAATTGTACATTAGAGATTTAGTGGGTTCAGTTACCAGACCCATAAAAGAGTTAAAAGGATTTCAAAAAATATTCCTTAAAAAAGGAGAAACACAAATAGTGACTTTTGAAATATCAGAAGAAACATTAAAATTTTATAATTCCGAATTGCAATTTGCTGCTGAGCCGGGTGCTTTTGAGGCTTTTGTAGGTACAAATTCTGATACGGATATGAAAGTTGTTTTTGAGTTGAATAAATAGTTTGGTTTTTATTTTACTTGGTTTACCCTTCAGTTTAAGTACTGGAGGGTTTTTTTATGTAAAATTGTATGCTACTATCTGTTACTTATAAGGTAAGAATTTGCTATTTTAGCAATTCTAAAAACGTTACTAAATGAAATACTATTTCTCTTTTTTCCTTCTGTTTGCGATGAGTTTACTTCACGCACAAAGTATTCAATCTCCTTCCAATAAAATAACTTTAAATTTTAAACTTGCTGGAAATGGACAACCTGCTTACTCCGTTAATTATAAAAATAAGACAGTTATTCTTGAAAGTATTCTTGGAATAAAATTAAAAGAAAAACCAGCTTTAGACGCTAATTTTGAAATTACAACATCTACAAAAGCAACATTCAATGAGACTTGGCAACCCGTTTTAGGAGAACAAGCCAATATCGTTAATCATTACAACGAACTTACAATAGCACTAACTCAAAAAGGAACCAATGTAAAAATGAATATCATTTTTCGAGTTTTTGATGAAGGAGTCGCTTTTAGATATGATTTTCCAAGACAAAAAGAATTGAATTATTTCATCATTTCTGATGAAGAAACACAGTTTAATTTAACTGACGACAATAAAGTTTTTTGGATTCCTGGCGATTTTGACAGTAATGAATACGAATATAATGAAACCAAATTATCTGAAATTGATAATACCAAAATTAATATGAATAATGGAATTGGTGTAAAATCTATTCCAGGGAAATATATGGTTCAAACGCCATTGATGATGAAATCTCCGGCAGGATTATATCTCAATATTTTTGAAGCAGCAGTAGTGAATTATCCTGTGATGCATTTAAATGTGGGTGTAAACAATTATAAATTAACATCTCAATTAGTTCCTAATGCGATTGGAGATAAAGCCTATTTACAAACGCCATGTGTATCGCCTTGGAGAACGATTATGGTGAGTGACGATGCAAGAGATATTGTGAGTTCCAAAATGATTTTAAACTTAAACGAGCCTTCAAAAATTGAAGATACTTCATGGATCAAACCAATGAAATATGTTGGAATTTGGTGGGAAATGCATGTTGGTAAATCAACTTGGGATTATGCAGGTTCTCAAAATGCTACTAATTTTGCCGATGCTCCCAAAGCGTCAGGAAAACATGGAGCGACTACTGAAAATACAAAAAGATATATTGATTTTGCTGCTAAAAACGGTTTTGATGGCGTTCTGGTAGAAGGATGGAATGTAGGTTGGGAAGATTGGAATGGAAACTGGAAAGAGGAAGTTTTTGATTTCACTACGCCTTATCCCGATTTTGATATAGCTGCTATTTCGGCTTACGCCAAATCAAAAAACGTGAAAATGATTATGCACAATGAAACTTCGGGTTCTGTTGCTAATTTTGAGCGTCATTTAGATCGTAATTTTGAGAACATGGTGAAATACGGTTATCCAGCGACCAAAACGGGTTATGTGGGTAAAATTATTCCTCGCGGAGAATTTCACGACGGACAAACCATGGTGAATCATTTTAATTATGTTGCACGACGTGCTGCCGATTATAAATTAATGGTCAATTCACATGAATCATCACATCCTACAGGTTATGGTAGAACCTATCCTAATTATGTGGCTGCCGAAGCCGCTCGTGGAACGGAGTTCAATGCGTGGAGTATTGGAAATCCTCCAATGCATGAAACAATTTTACCATTTACAAGACTTCTAGGAGGTCCAATGGATTATACTCCAGGAATTTTTGAAATAAAAATGAGTTATTATGACAAAAATAAAACGGAACAAGTGCATACAACATTAGCAAAACAATTGGCTTTGTATGTGACTATGTATTCTCCAATTCAAATGGCAGCCGATTTGCCAGAGAATTATGAAAAATATCCCGATGCTTTTCAGTTCATCAAAGATGTCGCTGTAGATTGGGATGAAAGCAAATACCTTGAAGCAGAACCGGGTGATTATTTAACGGTAGTCAGAAAAGCAAAAGGGAAAGAATCATGGTTTCTAGGTGCAATTACTGATGAAAACGCTAGAAAATCAACAATTAAACTTGATTTCTTGACTCCAGGACAAAAATACAAAGCAACAATCTACGAAGACGCAAAAGATGCCGATTGGAAAAAAAATCCAATTGCTTACAAAATAAAAACAATGGAAGTTACGAGTAAATCTAATATCAATTTGAACTTGGCTCCAGGTGGAGGAACTGCTATTAGTTTTGAACCAATAAAATAAAAAAAAACCTGCAATATTTAAAGTAATCAGGATTTTAAAATGCGGAACCTATTTTGAAATTAACTTAACTATTTATGAAAAAAACAACTTTATTAGCGCTATTATTAATTGGAAGTTCGGCTCTATATGCTCAAAAAACGGATGAACAAGTTCTAAAAGAAATTTACAAATCAGCATTAACAAATTCTACATGTTATTCTTGGTTGGATCATTTGTCTAACTCAATTGGTTCCCGTTTATCAGGATCTGCAAATGCTGAGAAAGCAGTTTTGTATACTAAAGGGGAAATGGAAAAAATAGGTTTTGACAAAGTCTATTTGCAAGAAGTAATGGTCCCTAAATGGGTAAGAGGCGAAAAAGAAACCGCTTATATTTTAGATAATAAAACAAAAACTACGGTGCCTATTTGTGCTTTGGGTGGTTCTATAGCTACTGCTTCAAATGGACTAACTGCAGAAGTGATTGAAGTACATTCTTTGGAAGAATTAAAAACATTGGGAACAGAAAAAATAAAGGGCAAAATTGTATTTTTCAACAGACCCATGGATAACGAACAAATAGAATCGTTTCATGCGTATTCTGGTGCTGTAGATCAAAGGTACGCGGGAGCTAAAGAGGCTTCAAATTTTGGTGCTGTTGGAACCATCGTACGCTCCATGAATTTGAGATTAGATGATTTTCCACATACAGGAGCTCAGAGTTATGGTGATATTCCAAAAGCGCAATACATTCCAACCGCTGCAATAAGTACAAATGGAGCTGAATTATTAAGCAAAACACTGAAGAATAACCCAAAACTACAATTTCACTTTAAACAATCTTGTAAGCAGTATGATGATGTTTTGTCGTATAATGTAGTAGGAGAAATTACCGGTATGGAGCATCCAGAAAACATTATGGTTGTTGGAGGTCATTTAGATTCTTGGGATTTAGCTGACGGTTCTCATGATGATGGAGCAGGAGTAGTGCAAAGTATGGAAGTGATGAATATTTTTAAAAATCTAGGATATAAACCAAAAAACACGATGCGTGTTGTTCTTTTCATGAATGAAGAAAATGGTTTACGAGGAGGAAATAAATATGAAGAATTAGCTCAGAAAAACAAAGAAAACCACATATTTGCTTTAGAAAGTGATTCTGGAGGATTTAGCCCAAGAGGTTTTTCATTAGAATGTGATGCCGTAAATTTTAAAAAAATCGCCAGTTTCACTACTTTATTCGAACCATACTTAATTCATAGTTTTGTAGAAGGACATAGTGGATCTGACATTGGTCCATTAACTTCTAAAAAAATAGTAAAAGCAGGTTTAAAACCAGACTCACAACGTTATTTTGATTACCATCATGCAGCAAATGATAAATTTGATGCAGTAGATAAAAGAGAATTGGAATTGGGAGCAGCAACAATGGCCTCTTTGATTTATTTAGTAGATCAAAATGGAATTGTAGAATAATTAAAATTGTAATACTATTAAAAACCACAAGTTGATTCTTGTGGTTTTTTTATGTTTTAAAATAAATTAAGTTTTTTCTTTTTTGTGAATGCCATCCCCTAATAAAATAGAGAGAGTTTTTAGGCTCTCAGTACGTTCAGCAATTAGTTTTATTATACTGATGAACGGAATAAACAAAATCATTCCCGCAGCGCCCCATAAAATGCCACCAGCTGTAATCATTATAATGATAACAAGTGTATTTATTTTTAAACGGCTGCCTACGGCAAAAGGGAATATTACATAGGCTTCCAAAATTTGAACTATCGAAAAAACAAGAATAACACCTAATGGATACCAAATAGAGTTAAAGGTAATCCATGAAATCGCTATTGGTAATAGTGACGAAATCATTATGCCGATATAGGGGATAAAAGTAAGAATAGAGGCTATGAAACCAAACACGAAAGGGTGAGGGATTCCAATAATTGCAAGCCCAATACTGTTTAAAAGCCCAACGATTAGATAAACTAATGCCATTCCTTTTATAAAATTATAGTAAGCATTGATGGTTTCAACTAGGACTTCATGAACAGTTTCTTTTTTGTCAGATGGAAAAATTTGGTATAATACTTCAGCTAACATGCTACGATGATATAGAATAAGGGCTGAAAAAACGGGTATTATTAAAATAAAAAAAGCATACCCTGATAAGGAATATAAAATAGTTTTGAATGCTGAAAAAGTTTCTGATCCAGAATTATTTATTGCGTTTTTAAAAAAAATAGTCTGTTCTTCTGTAGTGATGCCGAAATGTTCAGAGGTGTAAACACTAACTTGAGCTAATGCTTCTAGTAACTTTATTTTAAACGGCTCCCATTCGGTTAAAAATTCATTTATTTGTAAAAAAAGCAGGTATAAAATGCCACTGCTTATAAAGAGCACCATAAAGATTGCGATTAGGATAGCAATCGTTTGACTCATTCCCTTATGTTCCATCCATTTACAAACGGGATAAAGAATGAAACTAATCAATAATGAAAAACTAAGGGGAATGAATAGTGTTTTACCAAAATAAAGAATAACACAAACGAGTACAACGGATTGTAATATCTTGGTTGTAGAAAATTTCCAACTGGTAGATCCTGTATTTGGTATTTTTGGAATTAGTATCATAAAAACACTTGAATTTTAAAGTTAGAGTTTCTTTTTTCACACAATTCCGTTTTTATAATTACTAAGAATAGTACAATATACTGCTATTAATTAGGAAAAGTTATAATAAATTTGGCTCCTTCATCTATTTTACTTTCTAAAGCGATATGACCACCTAGACTTGTTATATGGTTGTAAACTAAATATAATCCTATACCATTACTGTCAAGATTTGTATGAAATTTTTGGTGCAAGCCAAAAATCTTATCTTTTACTTTATCCATGTCAAAACCTATTCCATTATCTGTAATAATCAATTGTTTTACTCCATTGTCTAAATTAGAAGAGATAGTAATAACTGGTGATTTATCTCTTTTACCATATTTTATAGAGTTGGTAATTAAGTTCAAAAAAATGCTTTTTAAATAGGCTTTATTAAAATTAACTGTTTCAAAATTTGAAAAATCAATATTTATTAATGTCAATGAATTTTGAATTAATGAATTAATGGAAAGCAGTACTTCTTGTAAAGAGTCATTTAAATTTATTTTTTCAATTTTGGCAATGAGATCATTTTTTTTGTCCAAAATTTTAACATAATCATTTAGGGTATTTTTTAACCCATCGGATGTTGTTTTTAGTATTGAAATTAATTCAAGTGTTTCGGAATCTGTTATTTGTGAAGTATCCAAAAGTTCAAAAACGGAAAGTAAATTATTTACAGGTGATCTTAAATCATGCGCAGAGGTATAAGTAAGCTGTTTGTAATCTTCATTGATTTTTGTTAGTTCTGCAATATGGAGGTTTCGTTCATGTTCAATTTCTTTTTTGTAAGTTATGTTTTTTGCTATTGCATAAACTAATTGATCATGGTCTATAGGTAAAGACGTCCATAACAACCAAACGATTGTCCCATTTTTAGTTAAATACCTGTTTTCAAAATTGAATAATGGAATTTTCTTTTTTAGCTCATTTCGAGCCGATTCAGTACTGTTTTTGTCATCAGTGTATACAAAATCATTAATAGGTCTTGACAGTAATTCTTCTTCAGTATATCCTAGTAATTTAGAAACGGCAGGGTTTATCCTCTTAAAAAAACCATCATAACCAGCGACACATAATAAATCAGGAGACGTATCGAAAAAAATCTCAAAATTTTTGAATGTTTCTGGGTCATGATTTACCGCTTTTCCTTCAGCTCGTATCATTTGTTTAATTTTTTATTTTACTGAATTTTATAAATTAAAACTAAAACCATCTTTTAATATTACTAAAGTAACAATTATAAATTAAATAGCACCCAATTTATGAGCCAAAACTATTATAAAATAAGGGTTTTTGCTTATTTTAGAGTATAAATACCTATAGATTTAAAATAAAAAAGGAGATTGTTAGAATTAACAATCTCCTTTTTTTAAGCTAAACAACTTTAATTATATTTTAAAAATCCCTCCAAAAGCAATTAGTCTTTGAAAAAAGAAAAAGTCTTGTGAAGCACGATCTTCGGCACTTTGTGTTGTACGAATATCTTGCATATTTATATAACCACCTTTTAATTCTCCCTGAACATAAAAATGTTTGAAAAAAGTGACATTTAAACCTGCTTTCAATGAAGTTCCATATCCTGAAACATGAAAATCATCGTGGCGTTCTTTACCTAATAGTGTTGTATTCGTTTTGGGATATAATAAACCTAAACCAACACCTTCAGTTAAATTTACTTGGATTTTATCAGTATTCCCTATTTTAAATAATGATGAAATATCATCATGTCTTGAAAATTCAGTGTTCACATAATTCAAACCATCTGTATGTTCATACATCAAGAATTTTTCAGTCATTACTGTTGGAGTATTGTTGTACGTCCCATCAAACTCTGATCCAGTTGCGATTGTTCCAGTCACATTTACGGTTTGATCTTGTGTCATAACATACTTCATATGGTCCACACCAAGAGCAATGCTATAATGGTCATTAATGAAATACCCCATTCTGAAATTCGTTTGAGGAATAGTCATTCTTGTAGGATTTATATAGTCCACATGCCATCCTTTTGGTTTGTCATGTGCAGTCATGTTATCCAAAGTAAAATTGTAATCTTTACCACGAAAATTCACATCCGATTTGGTGTAGCTTTCTCTATTTCCTCCCCATGACACAAAGAATTTTCCTTTGTTGTGAGCAGTATATTTATCTTGTATTTTAATTTCTTCTTGAGCGTTTGCTATATTACAAAGGCATAAAGCTAAGAATGCTGTATATAAAAATATCTTTTTCAATGCGTGTATTATAAAAATTAAAATTTATTAACCGTTTGTCTAATAGCGACTAACTTGGTCATTAAAGCTTCAAAATAATCTAAATGTAACATGTTAGCACCATCACTTTTTGCATTTGCTGGATCAAAATGAGTTTCAATAAAAATACCATCTACACCTACAGCAATTCCTGCTTTGGCAATCGTTTCAATCATGTCTGGTCTTCCACCAGTTACACCAGCAGTTTGATTGGGTTGTTGTAAAGAATGTGTTACATCTAGTACTGTCGAAGCATAATGTTGCATAGTAGGAATTCCTCTAAAATCAACAATCATGTCTTGGTAGCCAAACATAGTTCCACGATCTGTAACCATTACGTTCTCATTATTGCAATCCAATACTTTTTGTACTGCATGTTTCATGCTTTCTGGACTCATGAATTGTCCTTTTTTCAAGTTGACTACTTTACCAGTATTGGCAGCAGCCACAACTAAATCCGTTTGACGTACTAAAAAAGCTGGGATTTGTAAAATATCTACATACTGAGCTGCCATTGCCGCATCCTCATTTGTATGAATATCAGTCACAGTTGGAACTCCAAAAGTTTCCGAAACTTTTCTTAAAATTTTTAAAGCTTTTTCATCACCAATTCCTGAAAAACTATCAATTCTAGAGCGATTTGCTTTCTTAAAGGATCCTTTAAAAACATAAGGAATTTGTAATTTATCAGTAATACCAATCAATTTTTCAGCAATTCTCATTGCCATTTCTTCACCTTCAATGGCGCAAGGACCAGCTAATAAAAAGAAATTTCCGCTGTCAGTATGTTTAATTTGTGGGATATGTTGTATGTTCATTTGAGTATGATTTTTTAAAGTGCAAAGGTAGTTATGATTTACGATTTAGTCTTTACTTATTAACATTTTTTATAGAGAATAATAGTATGTTTTGGAGCTATTTCCTGCTATACGCTTGTATCTTCTTGTTTTTAAAGAAAAAACAAGAAGGATACCGCTTCTATCAGGGCTAGGGGAGTTGTTTATTGATTATTTTTCTTCAATCCAAAGCCAACTGGAACTTTCAAAATTCCTTTTTCATAAATGTTCATATACAATAGAATAGGTTTTTTTAAACCATCCCATTTTACTTCATATACATCAAGAAATCCTGCACCCATTTCGCTTCTTTTTGTTGGGAATGGACAACAACTTTCTAATTTACTAAAGCTTATTTTTTCCCCTTTTGGTCCAGTTAAGGCATTCAAAAAACGTTCTTGATTGATGGTTTCATTTCGCGTGCTATAATAAAATACATTGATCGGATAATCTTTATCATATCCGTATTTTTTGTCTTTACTATACTCGGTAATTACAAAAGTATTATCAGAGGTTAATTTTGGAATTGGGGCATTATCATCAACGTTTTTCAAAGTTGACTTGGTACTTACACATGAAATGGCAAATGATACTAATGCAAAATAAAGCAGGACTTTTTTCATGATTGTGATGAAATTAGATTCTTTTAAATTTATTGTAGTACAAATATACTGAGAACTATATAGGGGATTACTACTACAATAAATATTTGTGATGAAATTCTTAGAATTGTAAATAGTAGAATCCTTACTTTTGCATCAAAATAGAATTAATTATGGG
The Flavobacterium sp. WC2421 genome window above contains:
- a CDS encoding glucoamylase family protein yields the protein MKISLCLVALISLFNSCSSSSPDTKGGTGTPLPTTPTAPITALTDTEVLDQVQKDAIKYFWDYAEPNSKLGRERYHTDNPSFEANKVTTGGSGFGLMSLIVGIDRGFIPRVEAVTRMTTAMDFLDKADRFHGAWAHWMDGATGHAISFGNKDDGGDIVETAFLCQGLIAVREYFKNGNTQEMALSAKADNLWKGVEWSWYTNGENAMYWHWSPTYQWEMKFKLEGYNECLIAYILGAASPTHPIPAAAYHEGWARSGTIVTGKTQYGIPLIFKYNTVSGNAGPLFWAQYSYLGLDPSQLSDQYANYWDLTQNQAKIIYTHCVTNPKGWKGYSDKCWGLTASYSRNADGTTGYSAHDTDNDLGVITPTAALSSFPYTPTESMKFLHYLYDEKKSDYVGIAGPYDAFSPNYNWVTPRYLAIDQGTIAPMIENYRSGLIWKLFMNAPEVKPGLEKLGFHSTKYNF
- the bglX gene encoding beta-glucosidase BglX — encoded protein: MNNKFIIVFLCFSVFGFSQKKGNKKAEIIKPKAEFVAELMAKMTLDEKIGQLNLPTSGDITTGAANSSNVAKNIEEGKVGGLFNIKSVQKIKEVQKIAVEKSRLKIPLLFGMDVIHGYETTFPIPLGLSCTWDMKLIERSAQIAAQEASADGINWTFSPMVDISRDPRWGRVSEGSGEDPFLGSAIAKAMVQGYQGNNLANNNTILSCVKHFALYGAPEAGRDYNTVDMSRIKMYNDYFPPYKAAIDAGVGSVMASFNEIDGIPATGNKWLMTDVLRKQWGFKGFVVTDFTGIPEMIQHGMGDLQTVSALALNAGIEMDMVGEGFLTTLKKSLDEKKVSLAQIDNAVKLILDAKYDLGLFQDPYKYCDVNRAKTEIFTKDHRAEARNTAAQSLVLLKNQNQLLPLKKTGTIAVIGPLADAKENMAGTWSVATNMDKSISLLAGIKEVTGNANVLYAKGSNLDYDAVFEQNATMFGKTLHRDNRTSAELLVEALKIASQSDVIVAALGESAEMSGESSSRTKLEIPQAQKDLLQELLKTGKPVVLVLFTGRPLVLVQENETVPAILNTWFAGSEAGSAIADVLFGDVNPSGKLSATFPRSVGQVPIYYNQKNTGRPLGNKEGKFEKFRSNYIDERNEPLYPFGFGLSYTTFKYSNLKISSEKMNVNDTVKVSVDVTNDGNYDGKEVVQLYIRDLVGSVTRPIKELKGFQKIFLKKGETQIVTFEISEETLKFYNSELQFAAEPGAFEAFVGTNSDTDMKVVFELNK
- a CDS encoding prolyl oligopeptidase family serine peptidase, which translates into the protein MKYKIVLIALLFSFITYAQKDINGILKTEIVQKHEMGYALHIPVNTKEKKPLIIFLHGSGEKGTDIEKVKIHGPFKYLKTHDLDAYVLAPQCPENEEWDNEVLYRLILKIEKENNIDPNRIYLTGLSLGGWGSYNLAFAHPNLFAALVPISGFVDLIQLEQACTIATIPTHIFHGLMDDVVNLDYAIAIYKELKKCNGNVELTIFDDSGHDSWSRVYDNKEIYDWMFQQIKKQ
- a CDS encoding glycoside hydrolase family 97 protein translates to MKYYFSFFLLFAMSLLHAQSIQSPSNKITLNFKLAGNGQPAYSVNYKNKTVILESILGIKLKEKPALDANFEITTSTKATFNETWQPVLGEQANIVNHYNELTIALTQKGTNVKMNIIFRVFDEGVAFRYDFPRQKELNYFIISDEETQFNLTDDNKVFWIPGDFDSNEYEYNETKLSEIDNTKINMNNGIGVKSIPGKYMVQTPLMMKSPAGLYLNIFEAAVVNYPVMHLNVGVNNYKLTSQLVPNAIGDKAYLQTPCVSPWRTIMVSDDARDIVSSKMILNLNEPSKIEDTSWIKPMKYVGIWWEMHVGKSTWDYAGSQNATNFADAPKASGKHGATTENTKRYIDFAAKNGFDGVLVEGWNVGWEDWNGNWKEEVFDFTTPYPDFDIAAISAYAKSKNVKMIMHNETSGSVANFERHLDRNFENMVKYGYPATKTGYVGKIIPRGEFHDGQTMVNHFNYVARRAADYKLMVNSHESSHPTGYGRTYPNYVAAEAARGTEFNAWSIGNPPMHETILPFTRLLGGPMDYTPGIFEIKMSYYDKNKTEQVHTTLAKQLALYVTMYSPIQMAADLPENYEKYPDAFQFIKDVAVDWDESKYLEAEPGDYLTVVRKAKGKESWFLGAITDENARKSTIKLDFLTPGQKYKATIYEDAKDADWKKNPIAYKIKTMEVTSKSNINLNLAPGGGTAISFEPIK